A window of Metabacillus sp. B2-18 contains these coding sequences:
- a CDS encoding LysR family transcriptional regulator, which produces MDIKWLKTFIVCAKLENFRQASEELFLTQPAITKHIKRLEEHLNIELFERRGKAVYLTSAGHKFLPYAKDFLANYEEGMNRFETWKQGYNRKLTIATAPQIASSFLPRLLKEFIHTNPDIEVIVDVVNSYDVGEAISSGKADLGLTRIYPVQTNVKNEKIHEEPVILVGPNEWEDSLKHEKHALSHYRLITHNHPDYWDSLLNDVKRHYPIIQTMVVNQVEVTKKFIENTLGVSYLPYSMVKDDIKKNILSEIVSDKISPPISVTYLVTKVETNEVRSFHEFIKNYLFEP; this is translated from the coding sequence ATGGATATAAAATGGTTAAAAACATTTATTGTCTGTGCGAAGCTTGAAAATTTTAGACAAGCATCAGAAGAACTATTCCTAACTCAACCAGCAATCACCAAGCATATAAAACGACTTGAAGAGCATTTAAATATAGAACTGTTTGAAAGAAGGGGAAAAGCAGTTTACCTAACTTCTGCCGGTCATAAATTTCTTCCTTATGCGAAGGATTTTTTAGCCAATTATGAAGAAGGAATGAACCGTTTTGAAACATGGAAGCAGGGCTATAATCGAAAGTTAACTATCGCCACTGCACCGCAAATTGCCTCATCATTTTTACCGAGGTTATTGAAAGAATTTATCCATACAAATCCTGATATTGAAGTCATAGTAGATGTTGTAAACTCTTACGATGTAGGGGAAGCGATAAGTAGTGGAAAAGCCGACTTAGGATTGACTAGAATTTATCCAGTACAAACAAATGTTAAAAATGAAAAGATTCACGAAGAGCCGGTTATTTTGGTTGGTCCAAATGAATGGGAAGACAGCTTAAAGCATGAAAAACATGCATTATCACATTACAGACTCATTACACATAATCACCCAGATTATTGGGACTCCTTGTTGAATGATGTGAAAAGACATTATCCAATCATTCAAACAATGGTTGTGAATCAAGTTGAAGTAACAAAAAAATTCATAGAAAATACATTAGGAGTTTCGTATTTACCATATTCTATGGTGAAAGATGATATAAAAAAGAACATCCTCTCAGAAATCGTTTCTGATAAAATTTCACCACCTATTTCAGTAACATATTTAGTAACAAAAGTAGAAACAAACGAAGTGAGAAGTTTTCATGAGTTTATAAAAAATTATCTATTTGAGCCCTGA
- a CDS encoding class I SAM-dependent methyltransferase, whose amino-acid sequence MKQVVKDMWDARLYDGNHSFVSDFGQDLINMLSPKKGERILDVGCGTGDLANHLVQYEVDVTGIDKSENMINQACLKYPHIRFFSKDVLELDDNETFDAVFSNATLHWIKEPEQALYCIFNSLKSGGRFVAEFGGQGNVQVITNEMINQFQLANIEYKEKFPWYFPSIGEYTSLMERVGFRVAFACHFDRPTPLDGESGLKNWITMFAGDMFIDVEESEKNQIMNLVENNVRELLFQDGRWVADYKRIRVVGIKE is encoded by the coding sequence ATGAAGCAAGTTGTAAAGGATATGTGGGATGCGAGGTTATATGATGGAAACCATTCTTTTGTATCAGACTTTGGCCAAGATTTAATAAACATGTTATCACCCAAAAAAGGAGAAAGGATACTTGATGTAGGATGCGGAACAGGTGATTTAGCAAATCATTTAGTTCAATATGAGGTAGATGTGACTGGGATTGATAAGTCTGAAAATATGATCAACCAAGCATGTCTTAAATACCCACATATACGATTTTTCTCCAAAGATGTATTGGAATTGGATGATAACGAAACATTTGATGCTGTTTTTTCTAACGCAACTCTGCACTGGATAAAAGAACCAGAGCAAGCACTTTACTGTATATTTAATAGCTTAAAGTCCGGAGGTAGATTTGTTGCAGAGTTTGGAGGACAAGGGAATGTACAGGTAATTACGAATGAAATGATCAATCAATTTCAACTTGCAAATATTGAATATAAGGAGAAATTCCCCTGGTATTTTCCGAGTATAGGTGAATACACTTCGTTAATGGAAAGAGTTGGGTTTCGTGTAGCATTTGCATGTCATTTTGATCGACCAACTCCTTTAGATGGAGAAAGCGGCTTAAAGAACTGGATTACGATGTTTGCTGGGGATATGTTTATTGATGTTGAGGAAAGTGAAAAGAATCAAATAATGAATCTTGTAGAAAATAATGTAAGAGAACTTCTCTTTCAAGATGGTCGTTGGGTGGCAGATTATAAAAGAATTCGCGTCGTAGGGATCAAGGAATAA
- the modA gene encoding molybdate ABC transporter substrate-binding protein: protein MKKLFILFVFLFCLAGCSSSGQETEGNSQEVVEITVSAAASLTDALNEIKTQFENEHQNIKVTFNFGSSGTLQQQILQGAPADIFFSAAEDKFDELIKKGFIDEGNAVDLVGNKIVLVTPKDSQKGIESFSNLKEKADKISIGIPETVPAGKYAKEMLEAIGEWDSVENKIVYSKDVRQVLTYVETGNVDAGIVYNTDALISSKVNVIATAEAGTHTPIIYPIGVINESKNVEEAKVFFTYMKSENALAILEKYGFSNL, encoded by the coding sequence TTGAAAAAGCTATTTATATTATTTGTTTTTCTATTCTGCTTAGCTGGCTGTAGCTCATCAGGACAGGAAACGGAAGGAAATTCACAGGAAGTTGTAGAGATCACCGTTTCCGCTGCTGCTAGTTTAACAGATGCACTGAATGAAATAAAAACTCAGTTTGAAAACGAGCATCAAAACATCAAAGTCACGTTTAATTTCGGAAGCTCAGGAACTTTACAACAACAGATTTTGCAAGGTGCACCAGCAGACATATTTTTCTCAGCAGCAGAGGATAAGTTTGATGAATTGATAAAAAAAGGGTTCATTGATGAAGGTAATGCGGTTGATTTAGTTGGGAATAAAATTGTTTTAGTAACCCCTAAAGACAGCCAAAAAGGAATTGAGTCCTTTAGTAATTTAAAAGAAAAAGCGGACAAAATTTCAATAGGCATCCCAGAAACGGTCCCGGCAGGAAAGTACGCAAAGGAAATGCTTGAAGCAATAGGGGAATGGGACAGTGTTGAGAATAAAATTGTGTACTCTAAAGATGTAAGACAAGTGTTAACTTATGTAGAAACGGGAAATGTCGATGCAGGTATCGTCTATAATACAGATGCTCTTATTTCCTCCAAAGTCAATGTTATTGCAACAGCAGAAGCGGGGACACACACACCAATTATTTATCCAATAGGAGTTATTAATGAAAGTAAAAATGTAGAAGAAGCAAAGGTCTTCTTTACCTATATGAAATCTGAAAATGCTTTAGCAATTCTAGAGAAATATGGTTTTTCAAATCTATAA
- a CDS encoding CBO0543 family protein yields the protein MKINMEQQQMETYEKINSMMKDVTDLRVEYWHQYSNFQSWQFWFIFVLMFLTPLLVLYFTIDRKKIFLLGFYGFNINTWFGLIDTWGNKQGLWGYPYELTPYIPGNLSLDTALIPVLFILVYQWTLNHNKNFYLYSIVLSLFLSFILKPTLVMHNFFLLHKWANYFYLFIFYCIIFLFSKLLTNIFLKMSKNSSFL from the coding sequence TTGAAAATTAATATGGAACAACAACAAATGGAAACTTATGAAAAAATTAATTCAATGATGAAAGATGTTACAGATTTAAGGGTTGAATATTGGCACCAATACTCAAACTTTCAATCTTGGCAATTTTGGTTTATATTCGTCCTAATGTTTTTGACTCCATTATTAGTGTTATATTTCACTATTGATCGAAAAAAAATATTTCTCTTAGGATTTTATGGCTTTAATATCAACACATGGTTCGGACTAATAGATACGTGGGGAAACAAACAAGGATTATGGGGATATCCATATGAACTAACACCATATATACCTGGAAATTTGTCTTTAGATACAGCATTAATTCCGGTTCTGTTTATTCTAGTTTACCAATGGACATTAAATCATAATAAAAACTTCTATTTATATTCTATTGTTTTATCACTATTTTTATCGTTTATATTAAAGCCGACTTTAGTCATGCACAATTTTTTTCTTCTTCATAAGTGGGCGAATTATTTTTACCTTTTCATATTTTATTGCATTATTTTTCTTTTCTCTAAACTACTTACAAACATATTTTTGAAGATGTCAAAAAACTCATCGTTTTTATAA
- a CDS encoding TolB family protein: MGFRILFFLILHCILFSSIASAEAPLKAAFVRDHQLWIKNGSQEIQLTNSGCVSSPQWSYDGQFIAYTKSNKLGESSNLFIYDIKKKENYKPYIVVETSDFKWSPIKNQLAYTSGGVLNVTKMKEGRPQGFENVAVGVNGFDWFPNGKEFIVSSQANLLPTGWGPVQLFRMPIDANLNSNKIKSFYTINTTIPDLFAIYADYFKWSYNGKWVSFIGVPTASWSMDSNTLCVLSEQGEQFQHVGKMLGYSDWVKWAPSSEQLAYISGEGRFFVENKNLKIKEMPTTTKQREYTPKGYVDLDLEWYSPERMIVARAKENKEWEEGPVPTMYTALYLISLKSSEQIQITNPKSNEIDIDPQTVSTYITWVRKKSTEDSRGDVWIKKGVDGEENIWLKNVDSAPVFFKE; this comes from the coding sequence ATGGGTTTTCGTATTTTATTTTTTCTTATTTTACACTGTATTCTTTTTTCAAGCATTGCAAGTGCTGAAGCCCCACTAAAAGCAGCATTTGTTAGGGACCATCAACTGTGGATTAAGAATGGTAGCCAAGAAATCCAACTTACAAATAGCGGCTGCGTAAGTTCGCCACAATGGTCATATGATGGACAGTTTATAGCATATACCAAGAGCAATAAGCTGGGTGAGTCATCAAATTTGTTCATCTATGATATAAAAAAGAAAGAAAATTACAAGCCTTACATAGTTGTCGAAACATCTGATTTTAAATGGTCACCGATTAAAAATCAATTAGCCTATACATCAGGTGGCGTGTTAAATGTAACGAAAATGAAGGAGGGTCGTCCGCAAGGCTTTGAAAATGTTGCAGTAGGAGTTAACGGTTTTGACTGGTTTCCAAATGGAAAAGAATTTATCGTTTCCTCACAGGCCAACTTACTTCCTACAGGATGGGGACCTGTACAGCTTTTTAGAATGCCTATAGATGCAAATCTGAACTCAAATAAAATAAAATCATTTTATACAATTAATACAACAATCCCTGATTTATTTGCCATTTATGCTGATTATTTTAAGTGGAGTTATAACGGAAAATGGGTTAGCTTCATAGGAGTTCCAACTGCATCATGGTCTATGGACAGTAACACTTTATGTGTACTTTCCGAGCAAGGAGAACAATTCCAACATGTTGGGAAAATGCTAGGGTATTCAGATTGGGTAAAGTGGGCACCATCATCTGAACAGTTAGCTTATATTTCTGGAGAAGGAAGATTTTTTGTTGAAAACAAAAATCTCAAGATAAAAGAAATGCCTACCACGACAAAGCAAAGAGAATATACACCTAAAGGTTATGTCGATCTCGATTTAGAATGGTACTCTCCTGAAAGAATGATTGTCGCTCGTGCCAAAGAAAATAAAGAGTGGGAAGAAGGACCAGTTCCTACAATGTATACAGCCCTTTATCTTATTTCTCTAAAATCAAGCGAGCAAATTCAAATAACTAATCCTAAAAGTAATGAGATTGATATTGACCCTCAAACGGTTTCTACCTATATCACTTGGGTTCGTAAAAAATCAACCGAGGACTCTCGTGGCGATGTTTGGATTAAAAAAGGGGTAGATGGAGAAGAAAATATATGGTTAAAAAATGTTGATTCTGCACCTGTTTTCTTTAAGGAATAA
- a CDS encoding RNA polymerase sigma factor — translation MSLNKEFLIDDDGKRDKHSIEEIFVSYKASIYQFVYRYCQDEQLSVDIVQDTFIRFHKYQGNFDESKSSLKTFLFRMAYQIMINRLKRRSRFKKLLPFLYQQNEQQELSVEDKLTIQSAIQQLPDDQRAVILLTYYHDQTQKEIANILEIPIGTVKSRLHASLKKLKVLLEVKE, via the coding sequence ATGAGTTTAAATAAAGAATTCTTAATTGATGATGACGGTAAGCGAGATAAACATTCGATCGAAGAAATATTTGTTAGCTACAAAGCTTCAATCTATCAATTTGTTTATCGATATTGTCAAGATGAACAACTTAGCGTTGATATTGTGCAAGATACGTTTATAAGGTTTCATAAGTATCAGGGAAATTTTGATGAAAGTAAATCTAGTTTAAAAACCTTTTTATTTCGTATGGCTTATCAGATTATGATTAATCGTTTGAAACGTCGGAGTCGCTTTAAAAAGCTTTTGCCTTTTTTATATCAACAAAACGAACAACAAGAATTATCTGTAGAAGATAAACTAACAATTCAATCAGCCATACAACAGCTCCCCGATGACCAACGTGCCGTTATCCTTTTAACTTACTATCATGATCAAACACAGAAGGAAATTGCTAATATTCTTGAGATTCCAATAGGTACTGTGAAATCAAGACTTCATGCTTCATTGAAAAAATTAAAGGTTTTATTGGAGGTAAAAGAATGA
- a CDS encoding YjcZ family sporulation protein has protein sequence MSGGYGYGAGFALIVVLFILLIIIGASYVGGGYGGY, from the coding sequence ATGAGTGGCGGATATGGTTACGGTGCAGGTTTTGCACTAATCGTTGTCCTATTTATCCTTTTAATCATCATTGGTGCTTCTTACGTTGGTGGAGGCTATGGTGGTTACTAA
- a CDS encoding pentapeptide repeat-containing protein has protein sequence MKIESPKIQNQHDLPLKHFTDIFYEEDLELEMCQINDALFENEVLPKVRLYKMLFKNCKFNSTDFSNIDITDVTFENCDFSNAKMNSSSIHRAEFINCKLLGVDLTESSFGNVHFHHTLLNLSGFGNSKLEKVIFQDTSLESSDFYECKFKKVDFTDCNINGASFESTSLKGIDISTSSFETLTVSLSDLQGCKVSSYQAVQFAAILGLVIVD, from the coding sequence ATGAAAATTGAATCACCTAAAATACAAAATCAGCATGATTTACCATTGAAACATTTTACTGATATTTTCTATGAAGAAGATTTAGAATTAGAAATGTGTCAAATCAATGATGCATTATTTGAAAACGAAGTACTTCCTAAAGTGCGTTTATATAAGATGCTCTTTAAAAATTGTAAATTTAATTCTACAGACTTTTCAAATATTGATATCACAGATGTTACTTTTGAAAACTGTGACTTTTCCAACGCAAAAATGAATTCTTCTTCTATACATAGAGCTGAATTTATAAATTGTAAACTTCTGGGTGTGGATCTAACAGAGTCTAGCTTTGGTAATGTTCACTTTCATCATACTTTACTTAATTTATCAGGTTTTGGAAATTCTAAATTAGAAAAGGTGATTTTTCAAGATACATCATTAGAAAGCTCTGATTTTTATGAATGCAAATTTAAGAAGGTAGATTTTACAGATTGTAACATTAATGGTGCAAGCTTTGAAAGTACATCTCTTAAAGGTATAGATATTAGCACGTCTTCCTTTGAAACGCTAACTGTGTCATTATCAGATCTACAGGGGTGCAAAGTTTCTTCCTACCAGGCTGTTCAGTTTGCAGCGATATTAGGATTAGTTATTGTTGACTAA
- a CDS encoding STAS domain-containing protein, which translates to MKFNYLDSYELRDLFENNLNNFEELLLSEAVNVKDKIQEILQIGNIDLVNNAKKLVIYIIDGKEEELQQFAKQEGIAWATHSIDLSFKLEWVQAIRRTVWYLINEFNKLTKEQLNVNEFFTLEKEINNHIDNFLNAFFISYSTYKDSLINAQREMVENLSVPIIPINSSVCILPLIGTIDEFRTVILEEKVLTEIGESRIQTLIIDLSGIADMEIEVIDHLLKIIDGAEMMGCKSVITGLRAEVVRKMIHLGISFNKKTDTLGTLQQALNDYLLK; encoded by the coding sequence ATGAAATTTAACTACCTAGATTCATATGAATTAAGAGATCTTTTTGAGAATAATTTAAATAATTTTGAAGAGTTACTTCTTTCTGAGGCTGTTAATGTTAAAGATAAAATTCAAGAAATCTTACAAATAGGGAATATTGACCTGGTAAACAATGCTAAAAAGCTTGTTATTTATATAATTGATGGCAAAGAAGAAGAACTTCAACAGTTTGCGAAGCAAGAAGGAATTGCTTGGGCAACTCATTCCATTGACTTATCCTTTAAATTAGAGTGGGTGCAGGCTATTCGTAGGACAGTTTGGTATCTTATTAATGAGTTTAATAAATTAACGAAAGAACAGCTGAATGTTAATGAATTTTTCACTCTTGAAAAAGAAATAAATAACCACATAGATAATTTTTTAAATGCCTTCTTTATTAGTTATTCTACATACAAAGATTCATTGATTAATGCACAAAGAGAAATGGTTGAAAATCTATCTGTTCCAATAATACCAATAAATTCTTCTGTTTGTATTTTGCCACTTATTGGCACAATCGATGAATTCCGAACAGTTATTTTAGAGGAAAAAGTACTAACTGAAATTGGAGAATCACGTATTCAGACTTTGATTATTGACCTATCAGGAATCGCTGATATGGAAATTGAGGTGATCGACCACTTGTTAAAGATAATCGATGGAGCCGAAATGATGGGATGTAAATCAGTAATTACCGGATTAAGAGCAGAGGTAGTACGGAAAATGATACATCTTGGCATCTCATTTAACAAAAAGACAGATACATTAGGTACATTACAACAAGCTTTAAACGATTATTTACTTAAATAA
- a CDS encoding AraC family transcriptional regulator codes for MIEQLHHQQQELASLIKRYSEQNSHHETEISSLFFYNESQTTEPRYRVFKPSFCVIVQGEKEYMLAQEKFRYRPGDYFVASVDLPITGQVIKANPNKPYLSLKLEFDPGDIVELLSDADIKANPRKNAKRAVFVDKLETSMFDAVVRLARLLENPKDIPVLAPLFKKEILYKLLQGPHGDAIKQLTIKGNHAYHIRDIIEHIITHYDKPFKIEELAERANLSVASIHRHFKEMTTMSPIQFQKQIRLQEARRLLMTELTDAADVAFRVGYESPSQFSREYSRMFGSPPTIDRKQMKEKLAETNKVEKQSYS; via the coding sequence ATGATTGAACAATTACATCATCAACAGCAAGAGCTCGCTAGCCTGATAAAAAGGTATTCAGAACAAAATAGTCATCATGAAACTGAAATCTCTTCTTTATTTTTTTACAATGAATCTCAAACCACTGAACCGCGATATCGAGTTTTTAAGCCCTCTTTTTGTGTGATCGTTCAAGGGGAAAAGGAATACATGCTTGCACAAGAAAAATTTAGATATCGTCCTGGTGATTATTTTGTTGCATCCGTCGATCTACCAATTACAGGACAAGTAATAAAAGCAAATCCTAACAAACCATATTTGTCTCTTAAACTTGAATTTGATCCTGGTGATATAGTAGAGCTTTTAAGTGATGCTGACATTAAAGCAAACCCGAGAAAAAATGCGAAACGTGCTGTATTTGTTGATAAATTGGAAACCTCAATGTTTGATGCGGTAGTTAGGCTAGCACGATTACTAGAAAATCCGAAAGATATCCCTGTTCTAGCACCATTATTTAAAAAGGAAATTCTCTATAAACTGTTACAAGGTCCACATGGGGATGCTATTAAACAACTGACTATAAAAGGGAATCACGCCTATCATATTCGCGACATTATCGAACATATTATTACGCACTATGACAAGCCATTTAAAATTGAGGAACTGGCGGAAAGAGCAAATCTAAGTGTTGCTTCGATTCATAGGCACTTCAAAGAGATGACAACAATGAGCCCAATTCAGTTTCAAAAGCAAATAAGACTTCAGGAAGCTAGGAGATTGTTAATGACTGAATTAACAGATGCTGCTGATGTAGCATTTCGGGTAGGTTATGAAAGTCCGTCACAATTCAGTCGTGAATATTCTCGAATGTTTGGTTCCCCACCTACAATTGATCGAAAACAAATGAAAGAGAAGTTGGCTGAAACAAATAAAGTGGAGAAGCAGTCTTATTCATAA
- the mobV gene encoding MobV family relaxase — translation MSYFFIIKMQKLKASEILEAQFHNQREGVSKTNPYIDKEKSHLNYDILNPQRIDYQEAVEKRIEKAILSKKKIRKDAVRLCEILISSEKDFFNKLSEKEIKRFFMKGLEFLQKRYGAENIIYATVHYDEKTPHMHVGFVPITEDFRLNANDIFTRLNLVMLQDDLLIHLNEAGFVLKRSVSGNREELAKMFF, via the coding sequence TTGAGTTATTTCTTTATTATAAAAATGCAAAAATTAAAAGCTTCTGAAATTCTTGAGGCTCAATTTCATAATCAACGAGAAGGGGTAAGTAAAACAAATCCTTATATTGATAAGGAGAAGTCCCATTTAAACTATGACATCCTAAATCCTCAAAGGATAGACTATCAAGAAGCTGTGGAAAAAAGGATAGAGAAAGCCATTCTTTCTAAAAAGAAAATCCGAAAAGATGCTGTGAGACTTTGTGAAATCCTGATTAGTTCTGAAAAAGATTTCTTTAATAAGTTATCAGAAAAAGAGATCAAGAGATTTTTTATGAAAGGATTAGAATTTCTTCAAAAAAGATACGGAGCTGAAAATATCATCTATGCTACCGTTCATTACGATGAAAAAACGCCTCATATGCATGTTGGTTTTGTCCCAATCACTGAAGACTTTAGACTTAATGCAAATGATATATTTACGCGTCTAAACTTGGTCATGCTTCAAGATGATTTACTAATTCATCTAAATGAAGCTGGATTTGTTTTAAAACGCTCAGTTTCTGGCAACCGTGAGGAATTAGCAAAAATGTTTTTCTAA
- a CDS encoding IS1182 family transposase produces the protein MKYDHISFVNYNMNQLVLPLDLEILIPQNHLSIIVHEAVEKLDDTLLVQPYKGGGRPSYHPKMLLKVIIYAYTQKVYSGRQMEKLLTENIYFMWLSGSQTPDFRTINRFRSERMKDIIYQVFFSIVELLREKGLVKLEHYFVDGTKIEANANQYTFVWRKATEKYEKSLDDKYRQLALQIEHILENEEKTAPSMGLEEKLKETPITSEQIEESIKKLEKHLETEPKNKEAKKAVRLLKKDYLPRKMKYEEQNQLFNGRNSFSKTDNDATFMRMKEDHMRNGQLKPGYNVQTGTEGQFITGFSLHQRAGDPGCLIPHLQHLEEHGVKPEKIVADSGYGSEENYDFLEREGRTAYIKYNTFDQEQKRNWKKKIERVENMEYDEELDEFICANKQSLVFQYETSKTSENEYVSIKRKYSCFECAGCPFQKTCAKGKEQKTITISLENQRQRKEIRERLQSEEGRKLYSQRKCDVESVFGQIKHNQQFRRFSMRGLQKNTIEWGLLCVAHNCKKMQKAIKRNKVKEEIGCQ, from the coding sequence ATGAAATATGATCATATCTCTTTCGTTAATTATAACATGAATCAGTTAGTTCTTCCATTAGACCTTGAAATTCTCATCCCTCAAAATCATTTATCTATCATTGTTCACGAAGCTGTAGAAAAGCTAGACGATACTTTGTTGGTTCAACCCTACAAAGGTGGTGGACGCCCATCCTATCACCCAAAAATGTTACTTAAAGTCATCATATATGCTTATACACAAAAAGTTTATTCAGGAAGACAAATGGAAAAGTTACTAACCGAAAATATCTACTTTATGTGGTTAAGCGGTAGTCAAACTCCTGATTTTCGTACGATCAATCGGTTTCGATCAGAGCGAATGAAAGACATTATCTATCAAGTCTTCTTCTCAATTGTAGAGTTACTACGTGAAAAAGGATTAGTCAAGCTGGAGCACTATTTTGTAGATGGGACTAAGATTGAAGCAAATGCAAATCAGTATACTTTTGTTTGGCGGAAAGCGACAGAGAAATATGAAAAAAGTTTAGATGATAAATATCGTCAACTCGCTTTACAAATTGAGCACATCCTTGAAAATGAGGAAAAGACGGCCCCTTCCATGGGGCTAGAAGAAAAGCTGAAAGAAACTCCTATTACTTCAGAACAGATTGAAGAAAGTATTAAAAAGTTAGAAAAGCATTTAGAGACAGAACCTAAAAATAAAGAGGCAAAAAAAGCTGTTCGATTATTAAAGAAAGACTATCTTCCTCGAAAAATGAAATATGAAGAACAAAATCAACTTTTCAATGGAAGAAACAGTTTCTCGAAAACAGATAATGATGCAACCTTTATGAGAATGAAGGAAGATCATATGCGAAATGGGCAGTTAAAACCAGGATATAATGTACAAACAGGAACAGAAGGTCAATTTATTACAGGTTTCTCTCTACATCAAAGAGCAGGTGATCCAGGCTGCTTGATCCCTCATCTTCAACACCTGGAGGAGCACGGAGTGAAACCAGAAAAAATAGTTGCCGATTCTGGTTATGGTAGTGAGGAAAACTATGACTTTTTAGAAAGAGAAGGACGAACAGCGTACATAAAATATAATACATTTGATCAAGAACAAAAAAGAAACTGGAAAAAGAAAATCGAACGTGTAGAAAATATGGAGTACGATGAGGAACTAGATGAGTTTATATGTGCAAACAAGCAAAGCCTTGTTTTCCAGTATGAAACCTCAAAAACTTCTGAAAATGAATATGTTTCAATTAAAAGAAAATATTCATGTTTTGAATGTGCCGGCTGCCCTTTCCAAAAAACTTGTGCCAAAGGAAAAGAACAAAAAACAATTACAATATCTCTAGAAAATCAAAGACAACGAAAAGAGATTCGTGAACGTCTTCAGAGTGAAGAAGGAAGAAAATTATATAGTCAACGAAAATGTGATGTGGAAAGTGTATTTGGACAAATAAAACATAATCAGCAGTTCAGACGCTTTTCGATGCGTGGCCTCCAAAAAAATACAATTGAATGGGGGCTTCTTTGCGTTGCGCATAACTGTAAAAAAATGCAGAAAGCAATAAAAAGAAATAAAGTAAAAGAGGAAATTGGATGCCAATAA
- the yeiL gene encoding transcriptional regulator YeiL: MKIYKQEQRQYYLDHYSITHLFSFPIEEFIEVREYKRGEWIIQEGNRPDFLFYVIEGNAKIYITHQNGKVSLLNFIHENDFIGEMELLHKVYYTKGIQTSTKTVCFAIPFQQCRSQMMEDAAFLRELCKFLSSKATKMAAKSSQSFAFPLENRLADFIMKTADEGIYKEKHVTVCDFLGVSYRHLLHVLSQFCERGYLEKDGRHYLIQKPKELEELAEKLRN; the protein is encoded by the coding sequence ATGAAAATTTATAAACAAGAGCAAAGACAGTACTACTTAGATCATTATTCGATTACACATTTATTTTCTTTTCCTATTGAAGAGTTTATAGAAGTCCGTGAGTATAAACGCGGGGAATGGATTATCCAAGAAGGAAATAGACCTGATTTTTTATTTTATGTGATTGAAGGAAATGCAAAAATTTATATTACACATCAAAATGGTAAAGTTTCTTTACTAAATTTTATTCATGAAAATGATTTCATCGGAGAAATGGAATTATTGCACAAAGTTTATTATACAAAGGGAATTCAAACCTCAACGAAAACGGTATGCTTTGCCATTCCTTTTCAGCAATGCCGATCACAGATGATGGAAGATGCAGCATTTTTACGTGAATTATGCAAATTTCTCAGTTCGAAAGCAACAAAAATGGCCGCCAAATCCTCTCAAAGCTTTGCATTCCCACTTGAAAATAGACTAGCTGATTTCATTATGAAAACGGCAGATGAAGGAATTTATAAAGAAAAGCATGTTACTGTTTGTGACTTTTTAGGTGTATCCTATCGACATCTCTTACATGTTCTTTCGCAATTTTGTGAGAGGGGATATTTGGAGAAGGACGGACGACACTATCTTATACAAAAGCCTAAGGAACTAGAGGAACTTGCTGAGAAACTTAGAAATTAG